Proteins encoded within one genomic window of Rhododendron vialii isolate Sample 1 chromosome 1a, ASM3025357v1:
- the LOC131317368 gene encoding UDP-D-apiose/UDP-D-xylose synthase 2 — MASVGRVDLDGNAIKGMTICMIGAGGFIGSHLCEKLMAETPHKVLAVDVYSDKIKHLLEPAEASVPWADRIQFHRINIKNDSRLEGLIKMADLVINLAAICTPADYNTRPLDTIYSNFIDALPVVKYCSENNKRLIHFSTCEVYGKTIGSFLPKDSPLRQDPAYFVLKEDASPCIFGSIEKQRWSYACAKQLIERLIYAEGAENDLEFTIVRPFNWIGPRMDFIPGIDGPSEGVPRVLACFSNNLLRREPLKLVDGGESQRTFIYIKDAIEAVLLMIENPARANGHIFNVGNPNNEVTVRQLAEMMNEVYSKVSGEPSLEVPTIDVSSKEFYGEGYDDSDKRIPDMTIINRQLGWNPKTSLWDLLESTLTYQHRTYAEAVKQAISKPLASN, encoded by the exons atggcgtCGGTGGGGAGGGTGGATCTAGACGGGAACGCGATCAAGGGGATGACGATATGCATGATAGGGGCGGGGGGGTTCATAGGGTCCCACCTGTGCGAAAAGCTGATGGCGGAGACGCCGCACAAGGTGCTGGCGGTGGACGTCTACAGCGACAAGATCAAGCACCTCCTCGAACCGGCCGAGGCGTCCGTCCCGTGGGCCGACCGCATCCAATTCCACCGCATCAACATCAAGAACGATTCCAGGCTCGAAGGCCTCATCAAAATGGCAGATCTG GTGATAAATCTTGCAGCGATCTGCACTCCGGCGGATTACAACACGCGTCCTCTTGATACGATTTACAGCAATTTCATCGATGCACTGCCCGTG GTTAAGTACTGTTCGGAAAACAACAAGCGTCTCATCCACTTTTCTACTTGTGAAGTCTATGGGAAAACAATTGGAAGCTTTCTTCCTAAAGACAGCCCTTTGCGGCAG GATCCTGCTTATTTTGTTCTTAAAGAGGATGCTTCCCCCTGCATTTTTGGATCTATTGAGAAGCAGAGGTGGTCCTATGCTTGCGCAAAGCAATTGATTGAGAGGCTGATCTATG CTGAGGGTGCGGAGAATGACCTTGAATTCACTATTGTGAGACCTTTCAACTGGATCGGTCCCAGGATGGACTTCATACCCGGCATCGATGGTCCCAGTGAGGGTGTCCCAAGAGTACTGGCATGCTTCAGTAAT AACCTTCTTAGACGAGAACCGCTCAAGCTTGTGGATGGCGGTGAATCACAAAGAACATTCATCTATATCAAGGATGCAATCGAGGCGGTTCTTCTGATGATT GAAAATCCAGCTAGGGCGAATGGACATATATTCAATGTTGGCAACCCTAACAATGAAGTTACTGTCAGGCAACTGGCTGAAATGATGAATGAG GTTTATTCGAAGGTTAGTGGAGAACCTAGTCTGGAAGTACCCACCATTGATGTAAGCTCCAAAGAATTCTATGGTGAGGGGTACGACGACAGTGACAAGAGGATTCCTGACATGACCATAATCAATAGACAACTTG GTTGGAATCCAAAAACGTCACTTTGGGACTTGCTTGAATCTACCCTTACCTATCAACACAGGACATATGCTGAGGCAGTAAAGCAGGCCATTTCAAAACCTCTTGCTTCTAACTAA